In Spirochaeta thermophila DSM 6578, the following proteins share a genomic window:
- a CDS encoding AAA family ATPase: protein MLTKLCVRNFKVLDECEIDLSQRVVFVGPNNSGKTSALQAIALWDLGVKRWLEKRGTQDVPSKRAGVTISRQDLISIPVPSAKLLWRDLHVREGERIGGRAQTRNVRIEIGVEGVDTNLWECRLEFDYANEESIYCRPPLGPNRRRLDVPAHLKDLQIAYLPPMSGLAAREDRLELGSIRVRLGEGRTAEVLRNLCWQVLQSENGREKWERIKEDMYRLFGSRLNDPKYNLERGEITLDYSAPSNTVLEISATGRGEQQTLLLLAYMAINTGSVLLLDEPDAHLEILRQRQIYELLCEHSEATNSQIIAASHSEILLNEAAQRDLVIAFVGRPHRVDDRGSQLLKALRDIGHDQYYLAETTGWVLYLEGSTDLAILKALARKLGHPVEKVLERPFVHYVGNQPRKAEEHFYALREAKQDLVGIAVYDRLDRALPQDPDLRHVMWSKREIENYICRKEVLLAYAEAEGKRHSGELFGARWREEMEKAIEEIEAALRTLGKDPWGGDLKASDEFLAPLFKNFYERIGLRNEMAKTNYHVLADFISPDDVDRDVREVLDAIAEVAGSAKRRS from the coding sequence ATGCTCACAAAGCTCTGCGTACGGAATTTCAAAGTGTTGGACGAATGTGAGATCGACCTCTCACAGCGGGTGGTGTTCGTCGGGCCCAACAACTCGGGAAAGACCTCCGCTCTCCAAGCGATCGCCTTGTGGGATCTCGGCGTGAAGAGATGGCTCGAGAAGAGGGGAACCCAGGATGTCCCCTCCAAACGGGCTGGGGTGACGATCAGCCGGCAGGATCTCATATCCATCCCCGTGCCCTCGGCGAAACTATTGTGGAGGGATCTCCATGTGAGAGAGGGAGAGCGGATAGGAGGGAGGGCCCAGACCCGGAATGTGAGGATCGAGATTGGGGTGGAGGGTGTGGACACGAACCTGTGGGAGTGTCGTTTGGAATTCGATTATGCAAACGAAGAATCCATCTACTGTCGTCCTCCGCTCGGTCCGAACAGACGGCGGCTCGATGTACCCGCCCATCTCAAGGATCTTCAGATCGCCTATCTTCCCCCGATGTCAGGTCTTGCAGCCCGGGAAGACCGTCTTGAGCTGGGATCCATACGGGTGAGGCTGGGAGAAGGCCGCACGGCCGAGGTGTTACGGAATCTATGCTGGCAAGTTCTGCAAAGTGAGAACGGGAGGGAAAAGTGGGAGAGGATAAAAGAAGACATGTATCGTCTCTTTGGGTCGAGACTCAACGATCCCAAGTACAACCTGGAACGCGGGGAGATCACTCTCGATTACTCTGCTCCCTCCAACACGGTACTCGAAATTTCGGCTACGGGACGCGGCGAGCAGCAGACACTGCTCCTGCTCGCATATATGGCGATCAACACAGGATCTGTGCTCCTGCTCGACGAACCTGATGCGCACCTTGAGATTCTCCGGCAGAGGCAGATCTACGAGTTGTTGTGTGAACACTCGGAGGCAACCAACAGTCAGATCATTGCAGCGAGTCACTCAGAAATCCTTCTCAATGAAGCAGCACAACGGGATCTGGTCATAGCTTTCGTCGGAAGGCCCCATCGAGTTGATGACCGGGGAAGCCAGCTGTTGAAGGCATTGCGCGACATCGGTCACGACCAATACTATCTGGCCGAGACCACGGGATGGGTCTTGTACCTTGAAGGTTCTACGGATTTGGCTATACTCAAGGCCCTCGCCCGGAAACTGGGGCATCCGGTTGAGAAGGTGTTGGAGCGTCCCTTTGTCCACTACGTAGGGAATCAGCCACGGAAAGCAGAGGAACACTTCTATGCACTTCGGGAAGCCAAACAGGATCTTGTCGGTATCGCCGTGTATGATCGTCTTGACAGAGCATTGCCTCAGGATCCCGATCTGAGACATGTCATGTGGTCCAAGAGGGAAATAGAGAACTACATCTGCCGCAAGGAGGTGCTCCTCGCATATGCCGAGGCGGAGGGGAAGCGTCATAGCGGCGAGCTGTTTGGGGCTCGATGGCGTGAAGAGATGGAGAAGGCCATTGAAGAGATCGAAGCCGCACTGAGGACTCTGGGCAAAGATCCATGGGGTGGGGATCTCAAAGCGAGTGACGAATTCCTTGCCCCGCTGTTCAAGAACTTCTACGAGAGGATTGGACTACGCAATGAAATGGCGAAGACCAACTACCATGTGCTCGCGGATTTCATCTCCCCCGATGACGTGGATCGAGATGTCCGTGAGGTGTTGGATGCGATCGCAGAGGTGGCAGGTTCTGCAAAGAGACGGTCTTGA
- a CDS encoding tetratricopeptide repeat protein — protein MAVRGLVPAAILCLLVMTSCASSPRPDLAEAYFSLGNAYYEEGDFSRAVGAYTQALRFSPHTPRIEYNLARTYIRTGEYDRAEALLEGLLERDPVNTMVLSTLAYLFICKGDPDTAEDFYRRALELSPGDVTILYNLARLRMEEGDVSAALAYAGEAYEISPEKKEVLLLYAILRLETAPTDEEAVTLGETALSSYPKDPYLLRALARAYEAAQRYADALTLLSTLTSVNPEDPDAFFLRARLRLLYAGEVKEGLDDLRKACELGFSDRERAEELLSSPFLVPVDEVKGILEEHDLLPEGMLPQE, from the coding sequence ATGGCTGTACGAGGCCTCGTCCCGGCGGCGATCCTCTGTCTTCTCGTGATGACCTCCTGTGCCTCCTCCCCCCGGCCCGATCTCGCAGAGGCATACTTCTCTCTCGGCAACGCCTACTACGAGGAAGGAGACTTCTCCCGGGCCGTTGGGGCGTATACCCAGGCACTGAGGTTCTCCCCGCACACCCCCCGTATCGAGTACAACCTCGCCCGCACCTACATCCGGACGGGTGAGTACGACCGGGCCGAGGCCCTCCTCGAGGGACTGCTCGAGAGGGATCCTGTGAACACCATGGTCCTCTCCACCCTGGCCTACCTCTTCATCTGCAAAGGGGATCCCGACACCGCCGAGGACTTCTACCGTCGGGCGCTCGAGCTCTCGCCGGGCGATGTCACGATTCTCTACAACCTCGCCCGTCTCCGCATGGAAGAGGGTGATGTGAGTGCGGCCCTCGCGTACGCAGGGGAGGCGTACGAGATCTCTCCGGAGAAGAAGGAGGTGCTGCTCCTCTATGCCATCCTGCGGCTCGAGACCGCTCCCACGGACGAGGAGGCCGTCACCCTCGGGGAGACGGCACTCTCTTCGTATCCCAAGGATCCGTATCTGCTCCGCGCGCTCGCCCGGGCGTATGAAGCGGCCCAGCGATACGCCGATGCCCTCACCCTCCTTTCCACACTCACCTCGGTGAACCCCGAGGATCCCGATGCCTTCTTCTTGAGGGCTCGCCTGCGACTCCTCTATGCCGGTGAGGTGAAAGAAGGGCTCGACGACCTCCGGAAGGCCTGTGAACTGGGTTTCTCCGACAGGGAACGGGCAGAGGAGCTCCTCTCCTCTCCCTTCCTCGTCCCTGTGGATGAGGTGAAGGGGATCCTGGAGGAGCATGATCTCCTTCCGGAAGGGATGCTCCCCCAGGAATGA
- a CDS encoding IS256 family transposase yields the protein MTHVPATHSTLSRLMRQVEDQVREHVLQTYKSYLERLLEALRDAVVGRDRYARGGPEDVSYYRYGYRKWKTVQVPWGTLTEVRVPRIRTSCGKEVRLVTYEHRLKALTEELLLGYVGGMSARTWTILLRELGIGEAHPQTLLRLIRRLREEKERWRKRPLSGVKALVLDGVWAKRRGSDQKKLVVLSAVGVKEDGTHELLDWIVAAREDRASYERLLTGLYERGLEEVELVVADEAEGIWQAVETVYPEAKKQICLWHLQRTLEQKLLQDMGERKGKNADLQKERRAFRAEYWKLFEAGGKEEAEGACEAFVKKWAPKAPRMTAALLWRKERLFSYLELPYEWKEKVRTSNLAENMFRHMRSFLRRYPGYMSRAHADEVVGLYVVGMQVIQEVGRCTPYQLQLNFNTPP from the coding sequence ATGACACATGTACCTGCGACACACTCTACCCTTTCTCGCCTGATGAGGCAAGTGGAAGACCAGGTACGGGAGCACGTCCTCCAGACGTACAAGAGCTACCTGGAGCGCCTCCTTGAGGCACTCAGAGATGCGGTAGTGGGAAGAGACCGATATGCCAGAGGAGGTCCTGAGGACGTCTCCTACTACCGGTACGGCTACAGGAAGTGGAAGACCGTGCAGGTCCCATGGGGAACCCTTACTGAGGTACGCGTGCCGCGTATCCGTACCAGCTGCGGGAAAGAGGTGAGGCTGGTGACCTATGAGCACAGGCTCAAGGCCCTCACCGAGGAACTTCTGCTTGGGTATGTGGGAGGGATGAGTGCGCGGACGTGGACCATTCTCTTACGGGAGCTGGGGATAGGAGAGGCTCACCCGCAGACCCTGCTGAGGCTCATCAGACGTCTTCGCGAAGAGAAAGAGCGGTGGCGGAAGCGGCCCCTCAGCGGGGTGAAGGCCCTTGTGCTGGATGGGGTATGGGCCAAGAGGCGGGGGAGCGATCAGAAGAAGCTGGTGGTCTTAAGTGCCGTGGGGGTGAAGGAGGACGGGACACACGAGCTGCTTGACTGGATCGTTGCAGCGCGTGAGGACCGAGCGAGCTACGAGCGACTCCTTACCGGGCTCTACGAGCGGGGGCTTGAGGAGGTGGAGCTGGTGGTGGCCGATGAGGCAGAAGGCATCTGGCAGGCGGTGGAGACCGTGTATCCCGAGGCGAAAAAGCAGATATGTCTGTGGCACCTGCAGCGGACGCTTGAACAGAAGCTCCTGCAGGATATGGGGGAACGGAAGGGGAAGAACGCAGACCTCCAGAAGGAGAGGCGAGCTTTTCGAGCGGAGTACTGGAAGCTCTTTGAGGCAGGAGGGAAGGAGGAGGCAGAGGGTGCGTGTGAGGCATTCGTGAAGAAGTGGGCGCCGAAGGCTCCCCGGATGACGGCTGCTCTCCTGTGGCGGAAGGAGCGGCTCTTCTCCTATCTGGAGTTACCCTATGAGTGGAAGGAGAAGGTGAGGACGAGCAACCTTGCGGAGAACATGTTTCGTCACATGAGGAGCTTTCTGCGGAGGTATCCTGGGTATATGAGCCGTGCCCATGCAGATGAGGTGGTAGGCCTCTACGTGGTGGGCATGCAGGTGATACAAGAGGTGGGGAGATGCACCCCTTATCAACTCCAGCTCAATTTCAACACTCCCCCTTGA